A window from Streptomyces subrutilus encodes these proteins:
- a CDS encoding 2Fe-2S iron-sulfur cluster-binding protein → MSGATGDPGDAGSASPEWGWEPVPHGGEYDSDATAFVKLPQDMLDALGTGEPLAAPGHGYVPPPMIVPLGSVTTDPSATGTWALPVQWPEAAGSVPAAPAPGTASGRVSGQGPAPVGGPIPATIPLPASVAAAYAQPGREAEQEPEPEPRREAQHAPRQDVRPEYGQEFGPEFGQEYGQGYTAGEGAHPGHGGYEGHDPYAGQEGYAGQEEYAGQEGYADHDPYAGQGAQSGHDPRQSGHDPGQGYDAQGGQGFHGGQDLHGGQRDPHGGQDAHPGRDGRSGTGETAEWRFPDPGTDTGTGQWALPDAVHRADGSELPEPSVRSGEFRPAGLGADWSQAPATLPGGAAAPWANHPDFEGARGNAGQQPSGDPAADSGVLPGTDAAVAAAAAAAGQVPAGPGTGALRRGPRVLGGPGVGTPLPEGEPVHPAPHDIEAAHGTAAPGGLDLFGGVRTEAEAAPEPEHPARDADGDGHAFAAFGHAPEQHPRPEPGPAAAGAGQTPEPAEGAGDEAFAGATDEASAGAGAVAEQEPAAAPEPEPEPEPGRGAESGPESGAGSDAVPGTAPVVASDGVAPEGADAGGAGAAPVPDADTADRAVAPPEEGDAVGLPGAGAAYEEETDTEPVAQNEHPAASYVLRVNGADRPVTGAWIGESLLYVLRERLGLAGAKDGCSQGECGACAVQVDGRLVASCLVPAATAAGSEVRTVEGLATDGELSDVQQALCRSGAVQCGFCVPGMAMTIHDLLEGNHAPSELETRQALCGNLCRCSGYAGVIGAVREVVAERAAAGAEPPAAPAGPAAPASSETGAPGSGAADHGAPDRGAADHGAPDHGASDHGASAARIPHQAPPGEGGFHGAHGAHGHGIHHGGTE, encoded by the coding sequence GTGAGCGGAGCGACTGGGGACCCCGGCGACGCGGGTTCCGCGAGCCCCGAATGGGGCTGGGAGCCGGTGCCGCACGGCGGCGAGTACGACTCGGACGCGACGGCCTTCGTGAAGCTGCCGCAGGACATGCTGGACGCGCTCGGCACCGGGGAGCCGCTCGCGGCGCCCGGGCACGGGTACGTGCCGCCGCCGATGATCGTGCCGCTCGGCTCGGTCACCACCGACCCCTCCGCCACGGGCACCTGGGCGCTTCCGGTGCAGTGGCCGGAGGCCGCCGGCTCGGTGCCCGCCGCACCGGCGCCCGGCACCGCCTCGGGCCGGGTGTCGGGCCAGGGCCCGGCCCCGGTGGGCGGGCCGATTCCGGCCACGATCCCGCTCCCGGCCTCGGTGGCGGCCGCGTACGCGCAGCCGGGCCGGGAAGCGGAGCAGGAACCGGAACCGGAACCGCGTCGGGAGGCGCAGCACGCGCCGCGGCAGGACGTCCGGCCGGAGTACGGGCAGGAGTTCGGGCCGGAGTTCGGACAGGAGTACGGGCAGGGCTACACGGCGGGCGAGGGCGCGCACCCCGGGCACGGCGGGTACGAGGGCCACGACCCGTACGCCGGGCAGGAGGGTTACGCGGGGCAGGAGGAGTACGCGGGCCAGGAGGGGTACGCGGACCACGACCCGTACGCCGGCCAGGGCGCGCAGTCCGGCCACGACCCCCGCCAGTCCGGCCACGACCCCGGCCAGGGCTACGACGCGCAGGGCGGTCAGGGCTTCCACGGCGGGCAGGACCTGCACGGCGGTCAGCGGGACCCGCATGGCGGCCAGGACGCGCACCCGGGGCGGGACGGGCGTTCGGGGACGGGCGAGACCGCCGAGTGGCGGTTCCCCGACCCGGGTACGGACACCGGCACCGGGCAGTGGGCGCTGCCCGACGCGGTCCACCGGGCCGACGGGTCCGAGCTGCCCGAACCGTCCGTCCGCTCGGGCGAGTTCCGGCCGGCCGGGCTGGGCGCCGACTGGAGCCAGGCCCCCGCGACGCTGCCGGGCGGCGCCGCCGCGCCCTGGGCGAACCACCCCGACTTCGAGGGCGCGCGCGGCAACGCCGGGCAGCAGCCCTCCGGCGACCCCGCCGCGGACAGCGGCGTACTGCCCGGCACCGATGCCGCGGTGGCGGCGGCCGCGGCCGCCGCCGGACAGGTCCCCGCCGGCCCCGGCACGGGCGCGCTGCGCCGCGGGCCGCGCGTCCTGGGCGGCCCGGGGGTGGGCACCCCGCTCCCGGAGGGCGAGCCGGTCCACCCCGCCCCGCACGACATCGAGGCCGCGCACGGCACGGCGGCCCCGGGCGGGCTCGACCTGTTCGGGGGCGTGCGGACCGAGGCCGAGGCGGCCCCCGAACCCGAGCACCCCGCCCGGGACGCGGACGGCGACGGGCACGCTTTCGCCGCCTTCGGCCACGCGCCCGAGCAGCACCCGCGACCGGAGCCCGGCCCCGCGGCGGCCGGAGCCGGGCAGACGCCGGAGCCCGCGGAGGGCGCCGGGGACGAGGCGTTCGCGGGGGCCACGGACGAGGCGTCGGCGGGGGCCGGGGCGGTGGCCGAGCAGGAACCGGCCGCGGCACCGGAGCCGGAGCCCGAGCCCGAGCCGGGCCGTGGGGCGGAGTCCGGGCCGGAGTCCGGCGCCGGATCCGACGCCGTCCCCGGGACTGCGCCGGTCGTGGCGTCGGACGGGGTCGCGCCGGAGGGTGCGGACGCAGGGGGCGCCGGGGCCGCGCCCGTGCCGGACGCGGACACCGCCGACCGTGCCGTGGCACCCCCGGAGGAGGGCGACGCGGTCGGTCTCCCGGGCGCGGGGGCGGCGTACGAAGAAGAGACCGATACCGAACCCGTCGCCCAGAACGAGCATCCGGCGGCCTCCTACGTCCTGCGCGTCAACGGCGCCGACCGGCCCGTCACCGGCGCCTGGATCGGCGAGTCCCTCCTCTACGTGCTGCGCGAACGCCTCGGCCTGGCCGGCGCCAAGGACGGCTGCTCGCAGGGCGAGTGCGGCGCCTGCGCCGTACAGGTCGACGGCCGGCTCGTCGCCTCCTGCCTGGTGCCCGCCGCGACGGCCGCCGGCAGCGAGGTGCGCACCGTCGAGGGACTCGCGACGGACGGGGAACTCTCGGACGTGCAGCAGGCGTTGTGCAGGTCGGGTGCGGTGCAGTGCGGGTTCTGCGTACCGGGCATGGCCATGACCATCCACGACCTGCTGGAGGGCAACCACGCCCCCAGCGAGCTGGAGACCCGGCAGGCGCTCTGCGGCAACCTGTGCCGCTGCTCCGGCTACGCGGGGGTCATCGGCGCCGTCCGCGAGGTCGTGGCCGAGCGGGCGGCGGCGGGCGCCGAGCCCCCGGCCGCGCCGGCCGGCCCGGCCGCTCCGGCGTCCTCGGAGACGGGCGCGCCCGGATCGGGCGCGGCGGATCACGGCGCGCCGGACCGCGGTGCGGCCGATCACGGCGCGCCGGACCACGGTGCGTCCGATCACGGTGCGTCGGCGGCGCGCATTCCGCACCAGGCACCGCCCGGCGAGGGCGGGTTCCACGGCGCGCACGGCGCCCACGGCCACGGCATCCACCACGGAGGCACGGAGTGA
- a CDS encoding xanthine dehydrogenase family protein molybdopterin-binding subunit has protein sequence MTAPSAAEPPEQQVPRGIGASVPAADTRAKAEGTFPYAADLWAEGLLWAAVLRSPHAHARILSVDTSAAAAMPGVRAVVTHADVPGATTHGRTVADRPVFAHDVVRHHGEAIAAVAADHPDTARLAAAAIAVEYELLDAVTDPEQSFGAPALHPDGNLIRHIPLRYGDPEATGEVVVEGLYRIGRQDPAPIGAEAGLAVPRPDGGVELYTASTDPHTDRDLAAACFGLEPDRVRVVVTGVPGATADREDAAFQLPLGLLALRTGCPVKLAATREESFLGHTHRHPTLLRYRHHADAEGRLVKVEAQILMDAGAYADSSAESLAAAVAFACGPYVVPHAFVEGWAVRTNNPPSGHVRGEGAMQVCAAYEGQMDKLAAALGVDGAELRMRNVLATGDLLPTGQTVTCPAPVAELLRAVRDFELPSLPKDTPEEEWLLPGGPEGAGEPGAVRRGVGYGVGMVHMLGAEGTDEVSTATVKVVDGAATVICSAVDTGQGFATLARQIVQEVLGVEDVATAPVDTDQPPAGPAAHGRHTWVSGGAVERAAKMVRTQLLQPMAHKLGMSTELLQITEGRITSYDGAFSMTVAEAIEGKELWATAQCRPHPTEPLDGDGQGDAFVGLAFCAIRAVVDVDIELGSVRVVELAVAQDVGRVLNPRQLEARIEAGVTQGVGAALTENLRTVAGLVRHPDLTGYALPTSLDAPAVRIVKLVEERDVVAPFGAKAASAVPVVTTPAAVASAVRAATGRPVNRLPIRPSAAVATPNS, from the coding sequence GTGACGGCCCCGTCGGCCGCCGAGCCGCCGGAGCAGCAGGTTCCGCGCGGCATCGGCGCCTCCGTCCCGGCCGCCGACACCCGGGCCAAGGCCGAGGGCACCTTCCCGTACGCGGCCGACCTGTGGGCCGAGGGCCTCCTGTGGGCCGCCGTCCTGCGCTCCCCGCACGCCCACGCCCGCATCCTGTCCGTCGACACCTCGGCCGCCGCCGCCATGCCCGGCGTGCGCGCCGTCGTCACCCACGCCGACGTCCCCGGCGCCACCACGCACGGGCGCACCGTCGCCGACCGGCCGGTCTTCGCGCACGACGTCGTCCGCCACCACGGCGAGGCCATCGCGGCCGTCGCCGCCGACCACCCCGACACGGCCCGGCTCGCCGCCGCCGCCATCGCCGTCGAGTACGAGCTCCTCGACGCCGTCACCGACCCCGAGCAGTCCTTCGGCGCCCCGGCCCTGCACCCCGACGGCAACCTGATCCGGCACATCCCGCTCCGCTACGGCGACCCGGAGGCGACCGGCGAGGTCGTCGTCGAGGGCCTGTACCGGATCGGCCGCCAGGACCCGGCGCCCATCGGCGCGGAGGCCGGGCTGGCCGTACCGCGTCCCGACGGCGGGGTGGAGCTGTACACCGCCTCCACCGACCCGCACACCGACCGCGACCTGGCCGCCGCCTGCTTCGGCCTGGAACCGGACCGGGTGCGGGTGGTGGTCACCGGGGTCCCGGGCGCGACCGCGGACCGCGAGGACGCCGCGTTCCAGCTGCCGCTCGGCCTGCTCGCCCTGCGCACCGGCTGCCCCGTGAAGCTGGCCGCCACCCGCGAGGAGTCCTTCCTCGGGCACACCCACCGCCACCCGACCCTGCTGCGCTACCGCCACCACGCGGACGCCGAGGGCCGCCTGGTCAAGGTCGAGGCGCAGATCCTGATGGACGCGGGCGCGTACGCCGACTCGTCCGCGGAGTCGCTGGCCGCGGCGGTGGCCTTCGCCTGCGGCCCGTACGTCGTCCCGCACGCCTTCGTCGAGGGCTGGGCGGTGCGCACGAACAACCCGCCGTCGGGGCACGTGCGGGGCGAGGGCGCGATGCAGGTGTGCGCCGCGTACGAGGGGCAGATGGACAAGCTCGCGGCGGCCCTCGGCGTCGACGGCGCAGAACTGCGCATGCGCAACGTACTGGCCACCGGCGACCTGCTGCCCACCGGCCAGACGGTGACCTGCCCGGCTCCGGTGGCGGAACTGCTGCGCGCGGTACGGGACTTCGAGCTGCCGTCGCTGCCGAAGGACACGCCCGAGGAGGAGTGGCTGCTGCCCGGCGGCCCGGAGGGCGCGGGCGAGCCGGGCGCGGTGCGGCGCGGGGTCGGGTACGGGGTGGGCATGGTGCACATGCTCGGCGCGGAGGGCACGGACGAGGTGTCCACGGCCACCGTCAAGGTGGTCGACGGCGCGGCCACCGTCATCTGCTCGGCCGTCGACACCGGCCAGGGCTTCGCGACGCTGGCCCGGCAGATCGTCCAGGAGGTCCTGGGCGTCGAGGACGTGGCGACGGCCCCGGTCGACACCGACCAGCCGCCGGCCGGCCCGGCGGCGCACGGCCGGCACACCTGGGTGTCGGGCGGCGCGGTGGAGCGGGCGGCGAAGATGGTCCGCACCCAGCTCCTCCAGCCGATGGCGCACAAGCTGGGCATGTCCACCGAGCTCCTCCAGATCACCGAGGGCCGGATCACGTCGTACGACGGGGCGTTCTCCATGACGGTGGCGGAGGCGATAGAGGGCAAGGAGCTCTGGGCCACGGCCCAGTGCCGCCCCCACCCGACGGAGCCGCTGGACGGCGACGGCCAGGGCGACGCGTTCGTGGGCCTGGCCTTCTGCGCGATCCGCGCGGTGGTGGACGTGGACATCGAACTGGGCTCGGTGCGCGTGGTGGAACTGGCCGTCGCGCAGGACGTCGGCCGGGTGCTCAACCCCCGCCAGCTGGAGGCCCGCATCGAGGCCGGCGTCACTCAGGGCGTGGGGGCCGCGCTGACCGAGAACCTCCGCACCGTCGCCGGCCTGGTCCGCCACCCGGACCTGACGGGCTACGCCCTGCCCACCTCCCTGGACGCCCCGGCGGTGCGCATCGTCAAGCTCGTCGAGGAACGCGACGTGGTGGCCCCCTTCGGCGCGAAGGCGGCGAGCGCGGTCCCGGTGGTGACGACCCCGGCGGCGGTGGCCTCGGCGGTCCGTGCGGCGACGGGTCGCCCGGTGAACAGGCTCCCGATCCGCCCCTCGGCGGCGGTCGCGACCCCCAACTCGTGA
- a CDS encoding WXG100 family type VII secretion target — translation MATDFEGHTHQQLKAMSDALKPETVKARAEQLKKASEDIAKIAEKLKKHRVTGWEGESATAFQEWVGRAGNATLRLSEYSEQGSHWMTQAVQKMVEAQGMPAYDTDAAANLEAARKYHNDPDAAALGSEARSKLNSELTEAKKRMKALAEAYELSSQQMNKAEIPTFPPPPAAFVPRGIHDISDISRSGDATNGGTSNRRGVEDTYSPPSSRDGVEDVPNAPRSASAHPPQSDGQLPSVQAIPDREVSVDLDNVATLPATTLPQTANPPVTSLPGGPGGGVNPVGVVPPLTLPPVGGVKGPGPGGIGPVGGTLPVTAGPGGPGARAGHVGSLPGMAPRDSGITGGRPVASGGPHAGIPRGTVIGAEGAHAAQGARGMGMGGGMGGGMGGPHGAPAGSVAGRRLAMEAGGVVGGRPAGPVGRPVAGGQPFTQGGSGLVRSPAGGAGAGAMGHGGAGARTPGKRREDRGGERPDYLAEDEETWLGSRRVVPPVID, via the coding sequence ATGGCCACCGACTTCGAAGGACACACGCACCAGCAGCTCAAGGCGATGAGCGACGCGCTGAAGCCGGAGACGGTCAAGGCGCGGGCGGAGCAGCTGAAGAAGGCCTCCGAGGACATCGCCAAGATCGCGGAGAAGCTCAAGAAGCACCGTGTGACGGGCTGGGAGGGCGAATCCGCCACGGCCTTCCAGGAATGGGTGGGCCGCGCGGGCAACGCGACGCTGCGGCTGAGCGAGTACAGCGAGCAGGGCTCGCACTGGATGACGCAGGCCGTCCAGAAGATGGTCGAGGCGCAGGGCATGCCCGCGTACGACACGGACGCGGCGGCCAACCTGGAGGCGGCGCGCAAGTACCACAACGACCCGGACGCGGCGGCGCTCGGGTCGGAGGCGCGGTCGAAGCTGAACTCGGAGCTGACCGAGGCCAAGAAGCGGATGAAGGCGCTGGCCGAGGCGTACGAACTGTCGTCGCAGCAGATGAACAAGGCGGAGATCCCGACGTTCCCGCCGCCGCCGGCGGCTTTCGTACCGCGTGGGATCCACGACATCTCCGACATCTCCCGGAGCGGCGACGCCACGAACGGTGGGACCAGCAACCGCCGCGGCGTGGAGGACACTTACTCCCCGCCGTCGAGCCGCGACGGAGTGGAAGACGTCCCGAACGCACCGCGCTCGGCTTCCGCCCACCCGCCGCAGTCCGACGGGCAGCTCCCGTCGGTGCAGGCGATCCCGGACCGGGAGGTGAGCGTGGACCTGGACAACGTCGCGACCCTCCCGGCCACCACCCTGCCCCAGACGGCGAACCCGCCCGTCACCTCGCTGCCCGGCGGTCCTGGTGGCGGCGTGAACCCGGTGGGCGTCGTTCCGCCGCTCACCCTCCCGCCGGTCGGCGGCGTGAAGGGGCCCGGGCCCGGCGGTATCGGCCCCGTGGGCGGAACGCTTCCGGTGACAGCCGGTCCCGGTGGGCCGGGTGCCAGGGCCGGGCACGTCGGAAGCCTGCCCGGGATGGCGCCGCGGGACTCCGGCATCACGGGCGGCCGGCCCGTGGCGTCCGGTGGCCCCCATGCCGGCATCCCGCGCGGCACGGTCATCGGCGCCGAGGGCGCGCACGCCGCCCAGGGAGCCCGCGGTATGGGCATGGGCGGAGGCATGGGCGGAGGCATGGGTGGCCCCCACGGCGCCCCGGCCGGCTCTGTGGCGGGACGGCGCCTGGCCATGGAGGCCGGCGGCGTGGTCGGAGGCCGTCCGGCCGGACCGGTGGGTCGTCCGGTGGCGGGCGGGCAGCCGTTCACGCAGGGAGGTTCGGGTCTCGTCCGCAGCCCTGCGGGGGGAGCCGGGGCAGGTGCGATGGGCCACGGGGGAGCGGGAGCGCGTACCCCCGGCAAGCGACGCGAGGACCGGGGCGGCGAACGCCCCGACTACCTCGCCGAGGACGAAGAGACCTGGCTGGGCAGCCGTCGCGTTGTCCCGCCGGTGATCGACTGA
- the mycP gene encoding type VII secretion-associated serine protease mycosin: MRKATSALVGLLLAGVAATPAHADTIRSQQWHLDAMKADDMWKTSTGKGITVAVIDTGVNVIPELEGQVLSGAAFPKGDGGDGRDDYDGHGTSMAAIIAGTGKHPSGDGAYGLAPGAKILPIRVPDMLEESTTPAMVAAIRYAADSDAKIISISQALYTPPEADRDRAEAVKYALAKGKVIFAGVGNDGDSTNKVLYPAATPGVVGVGAVDADGKATPESQHGPQVDLSAPGVDIVTACKGKTGVCKAHGTSDATALASASAALLWAVHPDWTNNQILRVLLNTAGKPTDGAERNDYVGYGVVRPRVALPTPGDPGPADVFPLPDLAAAAAAPGGSPSEAPGGATPGAAASAAAPLASDGGSGGGVLPWVGLGLGACLLIGGAVTAVVVRRRPHHG, translated from the coding sequence ATGCGCAAGGCGACCTCGGCCCTGGTGGGTCTGCTGCTGGCCGGGGTCGCCGCGACCCCGGCCCACGCGGACACGATTCGTTCGCAGCAGTGGCACCTCGATGCCATGAAGGCCGACGACATGTGGAAGACGAGCACGGGCAAGGGCATCACCGTCGCGGTGATCGACACCGGTGTGAACGTCATTCCGGAACTCGAAGGACAGGTTCTCTCCGGCGCTGCCTTCCCGAAGGGCGACGGCGGCGACGGGCGCGATGACTACGACGGCCACGGCACCAGCATGGCTGCGATCATTGCCGGTACCGGAAAACACCCCAGCGGTGACGGTGCCTACGGCTTGGCCCCGGGTGCCAAGATTCTCCCGATCCGGGTGCCTGACATGTTGGAGGAGTCGACCACTCCGGCGATGGTCGCAGCCATCAGGTACGCGGCGGACTCCGACGCAAAGATCATCAGTATCTCCCAGGCCCTGTACACACCGCCGGAAGCCGACCGGGATCGGGCAGAAGCGGTGAAGTACGCGCTGGCCAAGGGGAAGGTGATCTTCGCAGGCGTCGGCAATGACGGAGACTCCACCAACAAGGTGCTCTACCCCGCCGCGACTCCCGGTGTCGTAGGAGTCGGCGCCGTGGACGCGGACGGAAAGGCGACCCCTGAGTCCCAGCACGGCCCGCAGGTAGACCTGTCGGCCCCCGGTGTCGACATCGTGACCGCCTGCAAGGGGAAAACAGGGGTGTGCAAGGCCCACGGCACCAGTGATGCGACGGCCCTCGCCTCCGCGTCCGCCGCCCTCCTCTGGGCCGTCCACCCGGACTGGACCAACAACCAGATCCTGCGCGTCCTGCTCAACACCGCAGGCAAGCCCACCGACGGCGCCGAGCGCAACGACTACGTCGGGTACGGCGTCGTCCGCCCCCGGGTCGCGTTGCCGACCCCCGGCGACCCCGGCCCCGCCGACGTGTTCCCCCTGCCCGACCTGGCCGCAGCGGCAGCCGCCCCCGGGGGGTCTCCCTCGGAGGCTCCGGGGGGTGCGACTCCGGGGGCGGCGGCGTCCGCAGCGGCCCCGCTGGCGTCGGACGGGGGTTCGGGCGGTGGGGTGCTGCCCTGGGTCGGGCTCGGGCTGGGGGCGTGCCTGCTGATCGGCGGGGCGGTCACGGCGGTCGTCGTACGCCGTCGCCCCCACCACGGCTGA